In Deltaproteobacteria bacterium, a single genomic region encodes these proteins:
- a CDS encoding MBL fold metallo-hydrolase, which produces MKITVVYDNETARPALQSDWGFSCHVELEDGTTLLFDTGAKGSLLFHNLQQLHISVENLSLVFISHPHWDHIGGLAQVLAVNRKCRVCIPHSCSLPAAALQVTRVKGPCEIQKNIFSTGELAGIEQSLVIRRGKGSVVLTGCSHPGLEAILEAAAAFDEPRVLLGGFHGFSRLELLDNLDLVCPCHCSQYKAEIRRLYPEKCITCGVGKVILI; this is translated from the coding sequence ATGAAGATCACCGTCGTATACGATAATGAAACGGCCAGGCCGGCTTTGCAGTCTGATTGGGGCTTTTCTTGCCACGTTGAGTTGGAGGATGGGACCACTCTCCTCTTCGATACCGGCGCAAAAGGGTCTCTGCTTTTCCACAACCTGCAGCAGCTGCATATTTCGGTCGAGAACCTTTCCCTGGTTTTCATCTCTCATCCCCATTGGGATCATATAGGGGGGCTTGCGCAGGTGCTTGCGGTCAATAGGAAGTGCAGAGTTTGCATCCCCCATTCCTGCTCTTTACCTGCTGCCGCTTTGCAGGTGACAAGAGTCAAAGGCCCCTGTGAAATTCAGAAAAATATTTTTTCCACTGGCGAACTGGCTGGAATTGAGCAATCACTCGTGATCAGGAGAGGCAAGGGCTCGGTAGTATTGACAGGGTGTTCTCATCCAGGTCTGGAAGCTATTCTCGAGGCTGCAGCAGCTTTTGACGAACCTCGAGTTCTCCTTGGTGGCTTTCATGGTTTCAGTAGGCTGGAATTACTTGATAATCTTGATTTAGTGTGCCCCTGTCATTGCAGTCAGTATAAAGCAGAAATTAGACGACTCTATCCTGAAAAATGCATAACATGTGGTGTTGGTAAGGTCATACTGATCTGA
- a CDS encoding PilZ domain-containing protein, producing the protein MRKLFINQSDTGYSSCSKCGKLNKVNVKNHNKTKIVEIKCYCGNKYSVEVEKRQCYRKNVNIVGTFQRIYPDNSVIGRVNIEDISRAGLGFTTVTRNTLDIDNIILLDFKLDDIHKSHITTAAIVKIVKGNYVGVEFKQLSEHNKKIIGFYLLDSHPPFQQPTSEAHPCESLPGGSSPEVIWQPFGVSPASTDAVELAGKLSSWDVPSVLRILCSQKKSGILSLQQGRKRRAICLKRGSIIAATGNEHLRLGHILLHKKMISPKQLQQALEKARESGKRLGEILLDSGYVSQSVLQKLLNYQIKKTAEELASWNQGNFRFKQCQVELKTFALSNKGKLANKKKVQSVLKSAKRREYSRVSVSWPGSMHTSQGSYQIEVKNISLTGALIHCQELPNPDEIVQLAIEIPEHHYGLLVEAEMVRLEICPEPSQENLIYAVGVRFRNLAEEDVNFLTNTVLH; encoded by the coding sequence ATGAGAAAGCTTTTCATAAATCAGAGTGACACTGGATACAGCAGCTGTTCTAAATGTGGTAAGCTGAACAAAGTAAATGTAAAAAATCATAATAAAACCAAAATAGTCGAAATTAAGTGTTACTGTGGGAATAAATATAGCGTAGAAGTAGAGAAGCGGCAATGTTATAGAAAGAATGTGAATATCGTTGGAACTTTTCAGCGTATTTACCCGGATAATAGTGTTATAGGCAGAGTAAATATTGAAGATATTTCTAGAGCTGGTCTAGGATTCACGACAGTAACAAGAAATACGTTAGATATTGATAATATTATACTATTGGATTTTAAATTAGATGATATTCATAAATCTCATATCACGACTGCAGCGATAGTTAAAATTGTCAAAGGGAATTATGTCGGCGTTGAATTTAAACAGTTAAGTGAACACAATAAAAAGATAATAGGCTTTTACCTCTTAGACTCACATCCTCCTTTTCAACAACCCACTTCAGAGGCTCATCCCTGTGAGTCTCTGCCAGGCGGATCGTCTCCTGAGGTCATTTGGCAGCCTTTCGGGGTATCGCCAGCTTCTACAGATGCCGTAGAATTGGCGGGGAAATTGAGTTCATGGGATGTTCCTTCTGTGCTGAGAATACTGTGTTCGCAAAAGAAGAGTGGCATTCTTTCTCTTCAACAAGGACGGAAGAGGAGAGCCATCTGTTTGAAGCGGGGCAGCATAATAGCGGCTACCGGAAATGAGCATTTACGACTCGGTCACATACTGTTGCACAAAAAGATGATCTCTCCGAAACAGCTGCAGCAAGCCCTCGAGAAGGCCCGGGAATCTGGCAAACGACTGGGAGAGATCCTGCTGGATAGCGGCTATGTGAGTCAGAGTGTTTTGCAAAAACTGCTGAATTATCAAATAAAGAAGACCGCAGAAGAATTGGCGAGCTGGAACCAGGGAAATTTTCGGTTTAAACAGTGTCAGGTAGAATTGAAGACTTTTGCTTTATCTAACAAAGGCAAACTTGCCAATAAGAAAAAGGTGCAAAGCGTGTTGAAGTCAGCAAAAAGAAGAGAATACTCACGAGTGTCAGTGTCTTGGCCTGGCAGCATGCATACCTCCCAGGGTTCATACCAGATAGAAGTCAAGAATATCAGTCTGACTGGGGCGCTGATCCACTGCCAGGAGTTGCCGAACCCGGACGAGATAGTTCAGCTTGCCATAGAAATTCCAGAACATCACTACGGCCTTCTGGTAGAGGCTGAAATGGTTAGATTAGAAATTTGTCCAGAGCCCAGTCAGGAAAATCTCATCTATGCTGTGGGAGTTCGCTTCAGAAACCTTGCCGAAGAAGACGTCAATTTTCTCACCAACACGGTTCTCCACTGA
- a CDS encoding DUF4388 domain-containing protein: protein MRTRENQLRSCPFCGAREYEKGRRQLAVASDRNGSSAVFCLCGATGPIKNTAEEARNAWNNRSFSTESFSWNPFSLPIHPACPEMEDLKGNLKSIGFPVILQILSSEGKTGTLQFVSGKDRRAICLKDGKIIAASGLGGVRLGQLLFAKGLISEAKLSEVLQKARESGKRVGDVLLAMGCVDESTLKDLIRHQVREIVFDLLFWGEGEFEYHDCEVYFDTRAVEEISTTEVMLEAAVRKDEEVAVQRV from the coding sequence ATGCGAACCAGGGAAAATCAGCTGAGGTCATGCCCTTTTTGTGGTGCTCGGGAATATGAAAAAGGCAGGAGGCAGCTAGCTGTCGCTTCTGACAGGAATGGCAGTTCTGCGGTCTTTTGCCTATGTGGTGCCACGGGTCCTATCAAAAATACCGCTGAAGAAGCAAGAAATGCTTGGAACAACAGATCGTTCTCCACCGAGTCTTTTTCCTGGAATCCTTTCAGCCTGCCGATTCATCCTGCTTGTCCGGAAATGGAGGATTTGAAAGGAAACCTGAAATCCATTGGCTTTCCTGTGATTCTCCAGATTCTTTCTTCAGAAGGCAAGACGGGCACCTTGCAGTTTGTTTCTGGCAAAGACCGCAGGGCAATTTGCCTGAAAGATGGCAAGATTATTGCAGCGAGTGGTTTGGGCGGTGTGCGGCTGGGCCAACTCCTGTTTGCCAAGGGATTGATCTCAGAGGCTAAACTCAGTGAAGTCCTGCAAAAGGCGAGAGAGTCAGGAAAGAGAGTAGGGGATGTGCTGCTCGCCATGGGGTGTGTGGATGAAAGTACCTTGAAAGATCTCATCCGTCACCAGGTACGGGAGATAGTGTTCGACCTGCTGTTCTGGGGCGAAGGAGAATTCGAGTATCATGACTGTGAAGTGTATTTTGATACACGGGCAGTAGAAGAAATAAGTACAACGGAAGTGATGCTTGAGGCTGCTGTGAGAAAAGATGAGGAGGTCGCTGTCCAAAGAGTATAG
- a CDS encoding PilZ domain-containing protein, producing the protein MERSRLDARVDVRWPVAIETVMGTIQAETVNISLTGALLDCVQPLPLGDVVKITMNASERFVEMVAEVVRSRHFQHAGSREPHYKIAIKFVQVPRESSRFLALVVNDLRRIAERRDKLFEEKTSGGQQKSSVSNSRTWSAWDHGL; encoded by the coding sequence ATGGAGCGCAGCCGGTTGGACGCCAGAGTAGACGTGCGTTGGCCTGTTGCCATCGAGACCGTCATGGGCACCATCCAGGCTGAAACGGTAAATATCAGCTTGACTGGTGCCCTGCTGGATTGTGTGCAGCCGCTACCCCTGGGTGATGTTGTGAAAATAACAATGAATGCCTCGGAAAGATTCGTGGAAATGGTTGCAGAAGTGGTACGGTCGCGTCACTTCCAGCATGCTGGAAGCAGGGAACCCCATTACAAAATCGCCATCAAATTTGTGCAGGTGCCCAGAGAAAGCAGCCGCTTTCTGGCGCTGGTCGTAAATGATCTCCGCAGGATCGCCGAACGTCGTGACAAGTTATTTGAGGAGAAAACCTCAGGTGGACAACAGAAGTCGTCCGTTAGTAATTCTCGAACCTGGTCTGCCTGGGACCATGGACTTTGA
- a CDS encoding PilZ domain-containing protein, producing the protein MCSLRPKAPSKVSKKTGKSFPERRNYLRLLRTFNVKIHIEGTSTEVEGVTCNISQKGSFVRSPSWAILREHDHTVVTLRLPPEMTGQPKTLNLIGPAVVKRIDKERNGIAFEFLRELRTFKSLL; encoded by the coding sequence GTGTGTTCCTTGCGGCCGAAGGCTCCTTCGAAAGTAAGCAAAAAGACTGGAAAATCCTTCCCGGAAAGACGGAACTACCTTCGACTGCTGCGCACTTTCAATGTGAAAATTCACATAGAGGGCACTTCTACAGAGGTGGAAGGAGTTACTTGCAATATTTCCCAGAAAGGATCTTTCGTCAGGAGCCCTTCGTGGGCGATTTTGCGGGAACACGACCATACCGTTGTAACGCTACGATTGCCACCGGAGATGACAGGACAACCAAAGACGTTGAATCTAATTGGCCCTGCGGTGGTGAAGCGAATTGATAAAGAACGAAATGGCATAGCCTTTGAATTTCTCAGAGAGTTGCGAACATTCAAGAGCTTGTTATGA
- a CDS encoding CBS domain-containing protein, whose protein sequence is MLVKYWMTTDVITVTEDVSMMKASRLMKQHGIQHLPVMRNGDLVGIVSDRDLKEAQPSKATTLDIHELYYLLDQLKIKELVSKNLYTIPSTETVEKAAALMLKYDISALPVVDSQNTLQGIITKGDVFRAMVSISCIYQAPLQIGFEIEDRPGSIQKITDIIRSHSGRIVSIITNYEHAPEGFLHVYIRCKCAEDEHKLMEDLQGRFKVLYTTKDSIC, encoded by the coding sequence ATGCTGGTTAAATATTGGATGACCACAGATGTCATCACTGTCACTGAAGATGTCTCCATGATGAAAGCATCACGTCTTATGAAACAGCATGGAATTCAACATTTGCCGGTCATGAGGAACGGTGACCTTGTGGGGATCGTCTCAGATAGAGATCTCAAGGAAGCCCAACCATCGAAAGCGACTACTCTGGATATTCATGAGCTTTACTATCTCCTGGACCAGCTGAAAATCAAGGAACTCGTATCCAAGAATCTCTATACCATCCCTTCTACAGAGACTGTTGAGAAAGCTGCAGCTCTTATGCTGAAGTACGATATTTCAGCTCTGCCTGTGGTTGATTCGCAGAACACTCTGCAGGGTATTATCACCAAAGGAGACGTGTTTCGGGCTATGGTATCAATCTCCTGCATTTATCAAGCACCTCTGCAAATTGGCTTTGAGATAGAAGATCGACCCGGCTCTATCCAGAAAATAACCGATATCATTCGTTCTCACAGCGGCAGAATTGTCAGTATCATCACCAATTATGAACATGCACCGGAAGGCTTTCTGCACGTTTATATTCGATGCAAATGCGCTGAGGACGAACACAAACTCATGGAAGACTTACAGGGTCGTTTCAAGGTCCTCTATACTACCAAAGACAGTATATGCTAA
- a CDS encoding TIGR04211 family SH3 domain-containing protein has product MERRIATGSLYVVVLAMCFCLWGQMGRAWAASLYVSDTTLEANLRTGTQADNRIIALLRPGTKVTLLEEQRGWAKVALEDGRTGWILRRYLSERVPWRLTAEKLAAEKERLQQKLHDLKSLQQKLAEENSRLKKLVLDSEKDLQTAQKAYKDLREGASNYLKLKDAYEGLQKQALAIKEKLAQAQKGYEKLQGADNIRWFLSGAGVLLFGWLLGIIMGRARRRRKADLYRL; this is encoded by the coding sequence GTGGAGAGACGGATAGCAACTGGAAGTCTGTACGTGGTGGTCTTGGCGATGTGCTTTTGTCTATGGGGACAGATGGGGCGTGCCTGGGCTGCGAGTCTTTACGTTTCCGATACCACGCTGGAGGCAAACTTGAGAACAGGCACTCAGGCGGACAATCGTATTATTGCCTTGTTGCGTCCTGGGACAAAAGTGACCCTGTTGGAAGAACAGAGAGGCTGGGCCAAGGTGGCCCTGGAGGATGGACGCACAGGGTGGATCTTGCGGCGATACTTGTCAGAGAGGGTTCCGTGGCGGCTCACTGCTGAAAAACTCGCTGCAGAAAAGGAACGGTTGCAGCAAAAACTTCATGACCTCAAGAGTCTACAGCAGAAACTTGCTGAAGAAAACAGCAGACTGAAAAAGCTGGTGCTGGACAGCGAAAAGGATCTACAAACTGCTCAGAAGGCATATAAAGATTTGCGCGAAGGGGCGTCAAACTATCTGAAGCTCAAAGATGCATATGAGGGCTTGCAGAAGCAAGCGCTTGCAATCAAAGAAAAACTTGCACAGGCTCAAAAAGGCTACGAGAAGCTCCAGGGAGCAGATAATATACGCTGGTTCTTGTCTGGCGCTGGGGTATTGCTCTTTGGCTGGTTGCTGGGAATTATCATGGGACGTGCTCGACGTAGACGGAAAGCAGATCTCTATAGATTATAG
- the mnmG gene encoding tRNA uridine-5-carboxymethylaminomethyl(34) synthesis enzyme MnmG, with amino-acid sequence MSVYPKSYDVIVVGAGHAGCEAALAAARMGCQTLLLSIYLDTVAHMPCSPSVGGLGKGHLVKEIDALGGEMAKIADQSAIQYRTLNTRKGPAVQGTRTQNDKSRYRAIMKNTLERQKGLDCKQTTVEKLLVEGDRVVGVRDHLDVEFLGSTVVLTTGTFLHGLIHIGSKKIPAGRAGEFPADNLATNLSQLGFQMGRMKTGTPARLRRDTIDFSQFQEQEGEENPRPFSLFTEGISLPQLSCYIGHTARNTHEIIRRNIQLSPLYSGAIKGVSARYCPSLEDKIMKFPHKECHQIILEPEGLETAEIYASGTGNSLPYEIQLDLVHSIAGLEEAEIMRPAYAIEYDFVQPTQLRPTLETKKIKGLYMAGQINGTSGYEEAAAQGMWAGINAALSVQKRGPFILDRSEAYMAVMVDDLVTRGTREPYRMFTSRAEYRLLLREDNADFRLMEKGHEIGLIDRTALKEMRERRRQVQDELERLKKVWIKPSPVVNAYLNSKRSARLDRALPLAQLLKRPELGYRDIQQLPGGSRQLPARVAEQVEIQCKYEGYLERQQAEVEKFKNLEKMLMPADFPYEKIQGLSHEVVQRLIEIQPTSLGQASRISGITPAALSILMVYLKRYRQQGCLSKGKMEIRQEPIAGREGCFIVHSEE; translated from the coding sequence ATGAGCGTCTACCCAAAATCCTATGATGTGATCGTTGTGGGGGCTGGTCATGCTGGCTGTGAAGCAGCACTGGCAGCGGCACGCATGGGTTGTCAGACGCTGCTGTTGAGCATATATCTAGACACCGTGGCCCATATGCCCTGTTCGCCTTCGGTAGGTGGTCTCGGCAAAGGGCATCTGGTGAAGGAAATCGATGCGCTTGGCGGCGAAATGGCAAAAATTGCCGATCAGAGTGCTATTCAATATCGAACCCTGAACACCAGAAAAGGCCCGGCTGTGCAGGGTACGAGAACGCAGAACGACAAATCGCGCTACCGGGCAATTATGAAAAACACGCTGGAGCGGCAGAAGGGCCTCGATTGCAAGCAAACAACAGTCGAGAAGTTGCTGGTGGAGGGCGACAGAGTGGTGGGGGTCCGAGATCACCTGGATGTGGAATTCCTTGGTTCCACTGTTGTCCTCACAACCGGTACATTCTTGCACGGCCTGATCCATATTGGCAGCAAGAAGATTCCTGCAGGAAGGGCAGGGGAATTTCCGGCTGACAATCTGGCAACAAACCTCAGTCAATTAGGTTTCCAGATGGGCAGGATGAAGACAGGTACGCCTGCACGGCTGCGGCGAGACACCATTGACTTTTCACAGTTCCAGGAACAGGAGGGAGAGGAGAACCCCCGGCCGTTTTCCCTTTTTACTGAAGGAATTTCGCTGCCGCAACTCTCCTGTTATATAGGGCACACTGCCAGAAATACTCATGAAATCATCAGACGAAACATTCAGTTATCTCCTCTTTACAGCGGGGCCATCAAAGGAGTTTCAGCGCGCTATTGCCCCTCCCTCGAAGACAAGATCATGAAGTTTCCTCACAAAGAGTGTCATCAAATCATTCTAGAACCGGAGGGGCTGGAGACAGCAGAAATATATGCCAGCGGCACGGGGAATTCTTTGCCCTACGAAATTCAACTGGACCTTGTCCACTCAATAGCGGGATTGGAAGAAGCCGAGATTATGAGACCAGCGTATGCCATCGAATACGACTTTGTGCAACCCACTCAGCTTCGGCCGACCCTGGAAACAAAAAAGATCAAAGGTCTTTATATGGCCGGCCAGATAAACGGTACATCTGGTTACGAGGAAGCTGCGGCTCAGGGGATGTGGGCCGGCATCAATGCTGCTCTTTCTGTGCAGAAGAGAGGACCCTTTATTCTTGACCGTTCAGAAGCATATATGGCTGTGATGGTCGATGATCTGGTTACTAGAGGAACCCGTGAGCCCTATCGAATGTTCACTTCTCGGGCCGAATATCGCTTGCTGCTGCGGGAAGACAATGCAGATTTCCGCTTGATGGAGAAAGGTCACGAAATAGGACTCATAGACAGGACTGCTCTCAAAGAGATGAGAGAGCGCAGGCGACAAGTCCAGGACGAGCTCGAGCGGCTCAAGAAAGTCTGGATCAAGCCCTCTCCTGTGGTAAATGCATACCTGAACAGTAAGCGGTCAGCCAGGCTTGATAGAGCACTGCCCCTCGCTCAGTTGTTGAAAAGACCTGAACTGGGCTACCGAGACATTCAACAATTGCCTGGCGGGAGCAGACAACTGCCTGCAAGAGTTGCCGAGCAGGTGGAAATACAGTGCAAGTACGAAGGGTACCTGGAGCGCCAACAGGCAGAAGTGGAGAAATTCAAAAATCTGGAGAAAATGCTGATGCCGGCAGATTTTCCCTACGAGAAAATTCAGGGTCTCTCGCATGAAGTAGTGCAACGGCTCATTGAAATCCAGCCCACCTCGCTGGGGCAGGCCTCACGAATTTCCGGGATTACTCCGGCGGCTTTGTCAATTCTCATGGTGTATCTCAAACGCTACCGACAACAGGGTTGTTTGTCGAAAGGCAAGATGGAGATAAGGCAAGAGCCAATTGCAGGGAGAGAAGGCTGCTTTATTGTGCATAGTGAAGAGTGA
- a CDS encoding TIGR01212 family radical SAM protein (This family includes YhcC from E. coli K-12, an uncharacterized radical SAM protein.), with protein MFTRRYRDLNSFLRQRFGCRVQKISLDAGLTCPNRDGTVGLGGCIYCNALGSGTGLARNYSIRQQLELGKQRLQRRYGAKKFIAYFQSFSNTYAAVDRLRQLYLEALSVKDVVGLAIGTRPDCVADEVLDLLAEINERTYLWLEYGLQSIHDRSLVFINRGHTVAAFVDAVERTRLRGLDICVHVILGLPGEGKAEMLQTARALGCLDIQAVKIHLLYVIKDTPLAMLYSQGSYQCLSRDQYVDIVCDFLAYLPPQVVIHRLTGDPHPEELVAPMWALEKQTNLQAIWDTMEERNLWQGKYLE; from the coding sequence ATGTTTACCAGACGCTACCGTGATCTCAACAGCTTTTTGCGCCAGCGCTTTGGCTGCCGGGTGCAAAAGATCAGCCTCGATGCTGGGCTAACATGCCCGAATCGAGACGGCACCGTAGGTCTGGGGGGCTGTATTTACTGCAACGCCCTCGGCTCCGGCACAGGGCTTGCCCGCAACTATTCCATTCGCCAGCAACTCGAATTGGGCAAACAACGGCTGCAACGGCGCTACGGAGCCAAGAAATTTATCGCCTACTTTCAGTCTTTTTCAAATACCTACGCTGCAGTAGACCGACTGCGGCAGCTTTATCTAGAAGCGCTGTCCGTGAAAGATGTGGTTGGCCTGGCAATTGGCACCAGACCAGACTGTGTTGCCGATGAGGTGTTGGACCTGCTCGCCGAGATCAACGAACGGACCTATCTATGGCTGGAATACGGACTGCAGTCGATACACGACCGCAGCCTTGTCTTTATAAATCGGGGCCATACAGTTGCCGCTTTTGTGGATGCGGTGGAGCGGACACGACTGCGCGGCCTGGACATCTGTGTGCATGTTATTCTTGGCCTGCCAGGTGAAGGAAAGGCAGAGATGCTGCAAACTGCCAGAGCGCTGGGTTGCCTGGACATTCAGGCGGTCAAGATTCATTTGCTTTACGTCATCAAAGACACCCCCCTCGCCATGCTCTATTCCCAGGGCAGTTATCAGTGTCTCAGCCGCGATCAATATGTAGACATAGTCTGTGACTTCCTCGCCTACCTTCCTCCTCAGGTCGTGATTCACCGACTGACTGGCGACCCCCACCCTGAGGAGTTAGTGGCGCCCATGTGGGCCCTGGAGAAGCAAACCAATTTACAGGCAATCTGGGACACCATGGAAGAACGCAATCTCTGGCAGGGAAAATACCTGGAGTGA
- a CDS encoding polymer-forming cytoskeletal protein produces MILIGEKSRLVGTVQCHEKDVVVAGEFEGTLISSGELAVYRNGMVSGIIRVHNLTVAGNIQGEVQVENRLQVKSSAKVRACITTAKLEWEEGANLQGEINCVL; encoded by the coding sequence ATGATTTTGATAGGCGAAAAGAGCAGACTTGTGGGTACGGTACAATGCCATGAGAAAGACGTGGTGGTGGCAGGAGAGTTCGAGGGGACTCTTATCAGCAGTGGAGAGCTCGCGGTCTATAGGAATGGCATGGTCAGCGGCATCATCCGGGTGCACAATCTCACAGTAGCGGGAAATATCCAGGGTGAAGTGCAGGTTGAAAACAGGCTGCAGGTAAAGAGTTCGGCCAAGGTGCGTGCCTGCATCACTACGGCCAAGCTGGAATGGGAAGAAGGAGCGAATCTTCAGGGTGAGATCAACTGCGTCTTGTAG
- the lipA gene encoding lipoyl synthase translates to MDTHKPKARPAWLRKRLAPSSTATRVKNLLSDLELTTVCQQALCPNQIECFSKGTATFMILGSRCSRNCTFCAVETSPQGPPAADEPLRVAEAVCRLGLRYVVVTSVARDDLADGGASHFAATMQAIRCTSPGVSIELLVPDFGGSHSALRTVLQAPPAVLNHNVETISRLYPAVRPQANYGRSLQLLTTAKKLSPETFTKSGFMVGLGETAGEIRTLLSHIRHTGCDLVTIGQYLPPSPRHHPVVEYVAPERFEEYVSYARALGFIGAVAGPYVRSSYEAAELYQQARLLSTAT, encoded by the coding sequence ATGGACACCCATAAACCAAAAGCCAGGCCGGCGTGGCTCAGAAAACGGCTTGCCCCCTCCAGCACAGCTACTCGAGTGAAGAACCTGCTCAGCGATCTCGAGCTCACCACAGTATGCCAGCAAGCCCTTTGTCCCAATCAGATCGAATGCTTCAGCAAAGGCACAGCCACTTTTATGATCCTCGGCAGCCGTTGCAGTCGAAATTGCACCTTCTGTGCTGTGGAGACCTCTCCACAGGGGCCGCCGGCTGCAGATGAGCCCCTGCGGGTGGCTGAAGCGGTTTGTCGACTAGGTCTCCGCTATGTGGTAGTCACTTCAGTTGCCCGGGACGACCTTGCCGACGGGGGCGCCAGTCATTTTGCTGCTACCATGCAGGCCATTCGCTGTACATCTCCTGGTGTGAGCATCGAACTCCTTGTTCCCGATTTTGGCGGCTCACACTCTGCATTGCGGACTGTCCTGCAAGCGCCTCCTGCGGTCTTGAACCACAACGTGGAAACTATATCCCGTCTCTATCCAGCGGTTCGCCCTCAGGCAAACTACGGCCGCTCTCTTCAGCTGCTGACAACCGCCAAAAAACTCTCTCCAGAGACGTTCACCAAGAGTGGCTTCATGGTGGGCCTTGGTGAAACAGCAGGGGAGATACGGACGCTGCTTTCCCACATCCGCCATACGGGATGTGATCTGGTGACCATCGGCCAGTATCTCCCTCCTTCGCCGCGGCATCATCCAGTCGTCGAGTATGTAGCCCCAGAGCGCTTTGAGGAGTATGTCAGTTACGCCCGGGCACTGGGATTCATTGGGGCGGTTGCCGGTCCTTATGTGAGAAGCTCATATGAGGCAGCCGAGCTCTACCAGCAGGCTCGCCTGCTTTCCACAGCCACCTAG
- the nifS gene encoding cysteine desulfurase NifS yields MKLIYVDNNATTMVAPEVMAEMKPYFSELYGNPSSMHFFGGQVQRKIRQARERVAALIGAEPGEIIFTSCGTESDNTAIMSALEVNPTKDHLITTRVEHPAVKNVAAHLKRKGYSVTELPVDREGMISLEAVREAIMPNTALISIMWANNETGVLFPVEEIAELAKSRGVLFHTDAVQAAGKVPINLAASSIDMLSLSGHKLHGPKGIGVLYVRKGTPFAPFLIGGHQEGGRRGGTENVPAIVGLGKACELAAQRLPVEVERMRALRDKLEKGLLESIPHSLVNGHPEQRLPNTLSISFEYVEGESILLKLSDKGICASSGSACTSGSLEPSHVLRAMGVPFTAAHGSIRFSLSIYNSEEEMDYILEVMPPIIEQLRSISPFWKGGLTARSCTAS; encoded by the coding sequence ATGAAACTCATCTATGTGGACAATAATGCCACCACCATGGTGGCCCCGGAAGTGATGGCCGAGATGAAGCCGTATTTTTCCGAGCTCTACGGCAATCCATCCAGCATGCATTTTTTTGGCGGCCAGGTGCAGCGGAAAATTCGTCAGGCTAGAGAAAGGGTTGCCGCCTTGATTGGGGCTGAGCCTGGAGAAATTATTTTCACCAGCTGCGGTACTGAGAGCGACAATACGGCAATTATGAGTGCGCTGGAAGTAAACCCGACGAAGGATCATCTGATTACCACCAGGGTGGAGCATCCGGCGGTGAAAAACGTGGCGGCGCATCTCAAGCGCAAGGGCTACTCGGTTACGGAGCTGCCCGTAGACAGAGAGGGAATGATTTCGCTGGAGGCTGTACGGGAGGCGATTATGCCGAACACAGCCCTGATCAGCATCATGTGGGCAAACAATGAAACTGGAGTTCTCTTTCCTGTGGAGGAGATTGCCGAGTTGGCAAAAAGCAGAGGCGTGTTGTTTCATACAGATGCGGTTCAGGCGGCAGGGAAAGTGCCGATAAACTTGGCGGCCAGCTCCATCGACATGTTGAGTCTTTCAGGCCACAAACTGCATGGACCCAAGGGAATCGGTGTGTTGTATGTCCGAAAGGGGACCCCTTTTGCTCCCTTCCTCATAGGGGGCCACCAGGAAGGGGGCAGAAGAGGTGGCACCGAGAATGTCCCTGCCATTGTTGGCCTCGGCAAAGCTTGTGAGCTGGCAGCACAACGGCTGCCTGTGGAAGTGGAGCGCATGAGAGCGCTGCGGGACAAACTGGAAAAAGGCTTGTTGGAGAGTATTCCGCACAGCCTGGTCAACGGTCACCCTGAGCAAAGGCTGCCCAATACTCTGAGCATCAGCTTTGAATATGTGGAGGGAGAGTCTATTCTGCTCAAGCTCAGCGATAAAGGCATATGTGCTTCATCCGGCTCTGCCTGCACTTCGGGGTCTCTGGAGCCCTCCCATGTGCTGAGGGCCATGGGCGTTCCTTTTACTGCTGCCCACGGCTCCATCCGCTTCAGTTTGAGCATATACAACAGCGAAGAAGAGATGGACTACATTCTGGAGGTAATGCCCCCTATAATAGAACAGCTGCGAAGCATCTCTCCCTTCTGGAAGGGTGGTTTGACGGCTAGAAGCTGTACTGCTTCGTAA